From Terriglobia bacterium, the proteins below share one genomic window:
- a CDS encoding carbohydrate-binding family 9-like protein produces MKPLIFLFLFCASMSQTQEKAMFLSYYAEKAVEPTADPDSAFWKGIQGVVIDKSVLGPAMPQFRAEVRSRWTKDYVYFLFIGPYEKLTLNPNPDTRNETYRMWEKDCFEVYLGADFEHTNRYREFQMSPQGEFLDLDIDSTKDKPGFNGEQAWNSGMQVKARVDEKRKIWYGEMRIPIIAVDKRPAQAGNEMRINLYRQDGEPPNRDFLAWQPPGVWNPHHPEKFGTLRLVNAR; encoded by the coding sequence GTGAAACCACTGATATTTCTTTTTCTATTCTGCGCGTCGATGAGCCAGACCCAGGAAAAGGCCATGTTCCTGTCCTACTACGCGGAGAAGGCCGTCGAGCCGACGGCCGATCCGGATTCGGCGTTTTGGAAGGGCATTCAGGGCGTGGTCATCGATAAGAGCGTTCTCGGCCCCGCGATGCCCCAGTTTCGAGCCGAGGTGCGCTCGCGCTGGACCAAGGATTACGTCTATTTCCTGTTCATCGGCCCCTATGAGAAACTCACGCTGAATCCGAACCCCGACACCCGGAACGAAACCTACAGGATGTGGGAGAAAGACTGCTTCGAGGTGTACCTGGGCGCCGACTTCGAGCATACGAACCGCTACCGCGAATTTCAGATGTCACCCCAGGGCGAGTTCCTCGATCTGGATATCGATTCGACAAAGGACAAACCGGGATTCAACGGCGAGCAGGCCTGGAACTCCGGTATGCAGGTCAAGGCGCGCGTCGATGAGAAAAGGAAAATCTGGTACGGCGAGATGCGGATCCCAATCATTGCAGTAGACAAGCGCCCGGCGCAGGCCGGCAACGAGATGCGGATCAACCTGTATCGGCAGGATGGAGAGCCCCCGAACCGGGACTTTCTGGCCTGGCAGCCCCCCGGCGTCTGGAATCCTCATCACCCGGAGAAGTTCGGAACGCTGCGGCTCGTGAACGCCCGCTGA